The genomic interval TCTAGTTTGTCTTTTGATGTGAATCCACCTGCTGCTTTATCTAGGTTGATTACTCTATATTTATCTGAACGTTTTTTCCTTACGACTTTGTTTCCTTTCTTTTTTTCCTCATTAGACATAATTATCACTTGTTTTTTAGTAGAAAATGCTTTAAAAATACATTTTTGTTTCTTCATTCATATTATTTTTTAAAAAATTTGGGTTGTTTTAATGTTTTTTTAGTTCTTTTTCTTCTCTATCACGCCATACATCTATGTGGGCTCGTGGTGAGTATTGTATGTCTTTTTCAATGCAGTATTTCCAAACTCTTTTTTTACATTTCATGTCCCTTTCTTGATTTCCGGTTGTAAGAGGCATTAGGATTGATGCGTATTCAATTAGGTTTGTTCCAACCTCATTGAGGTCAGTTACCACCTTTACATCATACTCGGTATCCAGTTTAGATCCATGTATCTTTTCTGCGTCCACTTTTTCTTTAGGCGAAAAAGCAATGTAGTCAAATTTTTCTAAAAAAGAGTTTTCTATGTTGGTGGCGTTTGTTTCAAGATGGTTATTTCTATCTATTTTATCGATAACTTCAGATATTGGTTTATTTTGAAGTGTTGGTTCACCCCCAGTCCAAACAACAGTATTTTTGGTTGAATCTTTTATGACTTGAGTTAACTCTTCAACCGTTAACTCTTTTTTTATTTTTATATTTGTGTCACACCAACTACAGGTTAGATTGCAACCACTTGTTCGTATAAAAAGACTGGGTGTACCGATATAGCGTCCTTCTCCTTGTATCGATTCAAAAATATTATTGACCCTAACTTTCATAAATCAATCAATATCCATCTGTTTCTATTTCTGCATAAGATTTCGGAGATTCGTAGACACGTATTTTAAAATCAAGGTCTGGATAATCAGTTCTAAACCTATCCAGTATATATAGAGATATGTTTTCAGCTGATGGGTTGAAATCTAGAACCTCATTTAAATGAGTATGATCAAGTTCCTCTATAACCTCACCTAGATTTCTGAAATCCCATAAAACATCACCATCCATCTCTCCTTTAACATAAACCTTTACTTTCCATCTATGTCCATGCAAATTACCACATTTACCCGCATTCTCTAAAAAATGTGATGCGTCAAAAGTTCCTTCAGTTTTAATTTTCATAAAAAAACCTCATTCCAAATAACATAACCATGCCCATAAAAGGCTATAAGACAGGGTCTATAACTCCAGCTTCTTTAAATCCTTTTTCCCTTTCAACACAAGCTGGACACTCCTTACAAGGAGTTCCATCAACCAATTTATAACATGAAATTGTTTTCTCAAACGGAACACCAAGTCTGTCTCCAAGCTTTATTACTTCAGCCTTACTCTTATCTATTAATGGAGCTTTTATCTTAATGTTATTTCTTAACGTAGATTGATCGATAGCCTCCTCGGTAGATTGGAGAAAACCAAGCCTACAGTCAGGATACAACTCCTCATCATCCAACTGTGCTCCGATATATAGATATATCTCCCTGTTGGAGTATTTTGAGTCAGCTATCGCCCCCGTTGTTGAAAGCAACAACAGATTCCTCATATGAACGTAACCTGTTGATTGACCATGACTGTCTGAAGCTTTATCTGAACCATAATCTTTTTGTTCCATAGTTCCCGAACAAAAATTATTGAATACCTGCCTAACGTTAAGCTCCAATAAATCAATACCAAAATAATCCGAAAGCTCTCTAGAGTTATCAAGCTCCTCCTCATGAGTAGATTGACCATAATCGAAATGAACACCAATAACTTCTTCACATTGATCTTTAGCTAAGGCAAGAGACACTGCAGAATCTATTCCCCCTGACAACAACACGACACCAATCATATATCCATGAAACCTCCAGTTTAATACGAATTAAATCCATCTAAACTTCTATAATATAGAAACATCTTATAAAAGATAAAATATACTGATTTGATTAAAAGTTGCTAAAATAGCTCTAAAAAATAGAAATAATTAAAAGAAAACGGAGTAATGCATTAGGCATTGTAACTCCGACCCTTTTTTTTAAACCGTATCCACTTTACCGTTATCTTAGATTCAAAACGAAAACCTTAGTTAGTAGGGTTTGTCGCTGTAAATCCAGTGGAGCACTATATTAACGTTATTCCACAATCTTAGCGATACCGAATGTACTTTTTACGGTTTCTATCTCGATTTTTACTTGTTGACCGACTTTACCGCCAGGAACAAATATCACGAAGTTCTCTATCTTTGCTATTCCATCGCCCTCTTTTCCTTCATCCTCGATTTCAACATCGTATACTTCTCCCACTTCAATAGGTGTAGTGGGACCTGAAAAACCTTCATTCATTTTTAAAACACCTGATCTAAATACGCTTAAAACGAAAAAACGTTCTCAACGCGAATATAGATATCTTGTCAAGGTTCTTAAATCTTTTCATCTAAACCTATCTAAATAGAATCTAATCAAAAAAATTTAGAAGAAAACCCACCAGCTTACTAAATTTAGTAGTTTGATAAATGTTATATATATGGACCTGCTGGGATTTGAACCCAGAGCCTCCACCTTTTTCGTATAGTTTGCGAAGGTGGCGATCTACCGTTGATCTACAGGCCCTTTTTTGTTAGTTGTATCCGTTTTTCATGTATTCTCTTGTGATTAGTGTTGCGTAACATCCTTTTGGTAGGAAGAATTTTAGTTTTAGTCTGTTGTTTTTTGTTTGGGCTTTGATTTGGGTTTTTAGTGTTATTTCTCGTCGTAGGCCTTTGGAGGTGAGTTCTGGCATGCTTTTTATTTTGAAGTCTCGTGGTTTAGTTCCTTCTTTGTTTAGTATTTTGTCTTCTATTTCTCCCATTTTACCGAATGCTCTTTTTGTTTGGGTGCCTATTAGGGGGGCGGTTATGAATGCTTTTTCTACGTCTATCATCTCTTGTATTTTTTGTTTGTTGTGTGGTTCGACTCTTTCTGTTGCATATCGGTTGAGGATTCCTGTTTCTAGGTCTGTGTAGCATACTACGTCTCCTTCGGTACATTGGTTTAGAGGTATTTTTTGTTTTATTCTTTCGTTTATCATTTTGTGGTATAGGTAGGATTGGTATGAGTGTACGAACATCTGCAGTAGGTTTTGGGGTAGGTTTCTTAATGCGCCTATGTAGTCGTTTGGATGGGAGTGGAGGTGGTCTAGCATTGCTCGTTCGTATCTTAGGTGGTTTGGTAGTTTTTTCAGTCCTTTGAGGTATGGTTTGTTGTCCCAGTTGTCCCAGATTTCTTTTCTGGCTTTACGGGTTTGTTCAGGTTCTTGGGGATATGATTTGGCTATGTAGTTTTTTACGGCTTTTTCGGGTTTTTCTTGAACTATTTTTTTACCTACTATGTGTGTGTTTGGTCGTTTTGTTCCGAATCTCTGTATTCCGAAATAGTTGATTATGCCGTTTTTGTTTAGTTTTTTAGTTATTTTGGAAATGTTTTGTGGGTTTATGATGTCGTGGATTGTTATTTCGAATTTATTTCCGATGAGGTTTCCTAGGCTGTTTCTATCGTT from Methanonatronarchaeum thermophilum carries:
- a CDS encoding 7-carboxy-7-deazaguanine synthase QueE, with product MKVRVNNIFESIQGEGRYIGTPSLFIRTSGCNLTCSWCDTNIKIKKELTVEELTQVIKDSTKNTVVWTGGEPTLQNKPISEVIDKIDRNNHLETNATNIENSFLEKFDYIAFSPKEKVDAEKIHGSKLDTEYDVKVVTDLNEVGTNLIEYASILMPLTTGNQERDMKCKKRVWKYCIEKDIQYSPRAHIDVWRDREEKELKKH
- a CDS encoding 6-pyruvoyl trahydropterin synthase family protein, with the protein product MKIKTEGTFDASHFLENAGKCGNLHGHRWKVKVYVKGEMDGDVLWDFRNLGEVIEELDHTHLNEVLDFNPSAENISLYILDRFRTDYPDLDFKIRVYESPKSYAEIETDGY
- a CDS encoding 7-cyano-7-deazaguanine synthase; the encoded protein is MSGGIDSAVSLALAKDQCEEVIGVHFDYGQSTHEEELDNSRELSDYFGIDLLELNVRQVFNNFCSGTMEQKDYGSDKASDSHGQSTGYVHMRNLLLLSTTGAIADSKYSNREIYLYIGAQLDDEELYPDCRLGFLQSTEEAIDQSTLRNNIKIKAPLIDKSKAEVIKLGDRLGVPFEKTISCYKLVDGTPCKECPACVEREKGFKEAGVIDPVL
- a CDS encoding TRAM domain-containing protein, which produces MNEGFSGPTTPIEVGEVYDVEIEDEGKEGDGIAKIENFVIFVPGGKVGQQVKIEIETVKSTFGIAKIVE
- the truD gene encoding tRNA pseudouridine(13) synthase TruD, with protein sequence MVKMRETENSVEKKVGIKYYSSMEDGVEGNLKKSAEDFIVREVISNQYEEYNEEKFSEYEHTAFKVKAKNWETNNLIREISDRLGVSKNRVGFAGTKDKKAITEQYMTIYNIKKKQLEKLKIKDVELTNYGLTNDRNSLGNLIGNKFEITIHDIINPQNISKITKKLNKNGIINYFGIQRFGTKRPNTHIVGKKIVQEKPEKAVKNYIAKSYPQEPEQTRKARKEIWDNWDNKPYLKGLKKLPNHLRYERAMLDHLHSHPNDYIGALRNLPQNLLQMFVHSYQSYLYHKMINERIKQKIPLNQCTEGDVVCYTDLETGILNRYATERVEPHNKQKIQEMIDVEKAFITAPLIGTQTKRAFGKMGEIEDKILNKEGTKPRDFKIKSMPELTSKGLRREITLKTQIKAQTKNNRLKLKFFLPKGCYATLITREYMKNGYN